ACGCATATAATCTGGTCGAATCCGTTACCTGGCTGGATACGCCTGCTGTCGTAGTGGCAGAACGCGTTCTTTCATTGGTCGTGCTTTCAGTTAACCCGTAATTAAAACTGTTGGTTAACTCTGTCTTTTCCCCTATCTTATTTACTGAGCTTAATCCCAGTAAAGCCGAATTGCCGTTCGTGCCGCTAGTCCCCTGGATATTTCCGGATAAATTATCCATAATCTGGATGGTTGAGCCCAAGCTTGTCTGGTGATTGGCCGGCCCCTTAAAGGTCGTCTGTTGGGACATATACATATTAACACGCTGGCTCAAGGCATAATTCGCCCTGACTGCGCCGACCGATGTATCGGAATTGGTTTCGCTCGTAATCTTAGCGAGTTTATTCTCCACGCTCTGGTAACGGTATTCGCCGGAAAGAGTGAGCTTTTCCGTCATATTGTAATTTCCCTGGAGGCTCGTAACTTCTGTCTTTTCCCCTCCGACTAACGCGCCTGAAACCAGGTTATAATTCTTAAGAAGCTCCTGGACATCATACCTAACGCTAAGATTAAGTTTATCGGTCAATTTATCGCTAATGCTTGTCCCGTATTTGGCCGTGCCCTGCTGTATTACCGCGTTGGAGGACATAAATCCCGGCCGCAGGTGCTGGTAATAAACATCCGTGGTTATATTCTCTATCGGTTTTGAATCTGCCTTGATATAATACGCGCTTCCTTCTGAGGATGATAAATTAGTCACTTCATTAAAGGTCAATCCGCCGTTAAGCGAAACATAATTCGGGATGCCGCGTGATTCGGACTGGGCATATTCCACCTTGACTTTAGTCTCAAGCGGCAGTTTTACCGTTAAATCCGCGCCGCCTAAGGTGTAATCCTTATCTAATTCCTCTTCGGATACATATCCGGTGCCGATTGTAACTTCGTCTATAGGCGAATAGGCCACCCTTCCTCCGTATACCCCTTCATTTAAATGGGTCCGGTCGGGCTCGTACTCGTAATCCACCACGATATACATCCCATTGCCGTTAAGGATATTGGTTGATATAATACTGCTTGTTGGGTCTACCGAATTAACAACCTGCTTAAAGATAATACGCCCCATGTCATAATCTATCTCGTAATCAACTCCCCTTGTTTTAATAATCGTCTCGACCGGTAAATTGGTCAGCTGGTCGCGGGAGACAAGCTTTACCTCTTCGCTTCCCTCTATCACATTCTTGTGCTTCAAGTAATAGAACGAGCCGCCGGTAGCGCGGAATTCGTTATGCGCCGCCACCTGGTATGCCCTGGCTCCAAACAGTTTTACCTCGGTATTCGGGATAAACAGATAATCAGCTCTATTATTATTCGTGTTCAAAGCCACCTTAGCTCCGTAAAGAGTCCGGTTATAGGCAAAAAGCTCATTACTCGCTAAATCTGTTTGGTAATTCCCAACCAAAACTTGAGACGCGGATGGCGTATGCCCGGCTGACAAATAGAATAGTCCCTGCGTATTGGTGGCATCCCATGCCACGGTTGAGTCATCTCCGTATAGCGGATAATACTTGTCCGGGTCTATGTAACGCGACATTGCCCGGTACCGGTCTCGCTTGCTGTCGAATGATGAAGTAATCGTATAATCTTTCTTGAATGTGCCTGACATATAATATGCCAATCTCCCGCGGGCGGTAAAGCCGTCGTCAAAACCTTCATTAACCTTGTTTGTATTTACGATATCCGTATTGCCTGAAGTGGTATTGTAGCCGGCAATGCCTTCGCCCAGGACTAATAAGTGTAATCCCTCTACGCTTTGCTTCGGGGACGTCGCTGCTGCTCCGGAGTCTGAAGAGTTTGTAGAGTTTATAGAGTTTTTGGAGTCTATTGGGAAGTTTACCTTGCATAATAAGCCTTCGGTTACCCTCACTATTTTAGGACTTTCTTTCACTTGCAACTTGTCACCTGTAACTTGTAACTTTAAGGCATGCGTTCCGGGAACGACTCCAGGCACGTGGTATTTGCCGTCTTTATCCGTGGTGATAACCGTTCCGTCTTCCATTATTATCTTGGCCTGGCCGACACCAACTTCCCCTTCATCCTGGATGCCGTTGCCATTGGTATCTTCAAACACCTTGCCGATAATCGTGCCCAAATCGAATATCGGGTCGGGCACGACCAGGACTTCTTCCCTGGCGATGTTTGAAGTACCTTCGGTAACCGGGGGCTTGTTATACCAGAACCGGGCATAGGCGCGGTTTTCGTATTTGCCGAAGGCTACACCGCTTCCCACGACCAATTGATAAGACACTACCTTTGTGGTCGCCGTTGCGGTTGTCCCGAACCAGCCGGCATCATATGTTAGTGTATTGGTATCAACACCTGCTGGATCAGTCCGGGTAATATTACCAGCCCCGTCTATTAAAATGCTTGACCCCTTTACATACTTAAAACCGGGCGGAATGCGGTCTATCAGCTGGGTTGGGTTGTTGATATCAGTCGGATCAACTCCATTATTGGTTAAAGTTATCTTATATGTCACGACATCACCAACTGAAACCTTTTGCTTATTCGCTTTCTTGGTTATCTGGATATCAGCCGGGTCTGTCCCGATAATGTAAAGAGTGTTATTCATGTTTCCGACAACCAATTGGCCGGTATTCATAATTGACACTGATGATATAAATCCGTTTGCCCCGCCGCCGGCATATTCTTTCGGCCACCCGCTAAGCGCTGTTCCAGCGGTGCCGGTATCTGTTAAGGCGTAAATACGCGATACGAAACCGTCATTCAGAGTCCCGAAATAAATGCGTCCCTTGGAATCAACTGTCGGCGAGCTTTGTATGCCTATTCCGGCATTAAAAGTCCATTTTTCAGAACCATCACTTTTGTTTCTTGCGTATAAATTGCCGTTATTGCATCCGACGTATAGAGTGGTTCCGTCAAGAGAAAGAGCGGCGGAAGACCAGATAGAATTACCTGCGCCTAAATTAACGCTCCATCCGACTGCACCGGTATTTGCGTTTATCTGATGGAATCTACCGGATAGATCGCCAACATAAATATAACCATCACCGGCAACCAGAGGAGTAGCTTTGACCTGCGCTGTAATCTGCACCCCCGTATTCCACAGTGTGTTATAAGTCCCGGGCCACATAGCATAAGGAGTTGTATCCTGATAGCAATACACCTTATTATCATTGCACCCGATATATATTTTTCCGTTTTTATCCAGCGCCGGGGATGATTCGAACGGACTGCCGCTGGGGTTAACCTGCCAAAGCAACCGACCCGCTGTCATATCATCATAGAGGGCATACAAAGTTGAACCCGCCGCAAAATAAACCCTGGTATTACTGGCGTCGCCAGTAATGGCCGGCGATGAAAGAATCGCGCCCATAGCAGTACCATATGACCAACGCGGCGCTCCGCCCACAAGGGGATAAGAATGCATAACGCCGGAATCATCCCCAAAATAGACGGCTTGTTTGACAGCGGATATTGCCGGAGAGGATTTAACCATTCCTACCAATGTACTCCACTGATTACCGGCATCTTTATTAATACAATAAAAACTTGACCCTGCCGCAGAATTGCAACCAAAATATATATTCCCGTCTTTATCTACCGCGGCGGAACTTTGAATAGACCCACCTGCAGGATATGTATGCGCTTCAGTTGTGCTGGTCGGGCCGGCGAATGTGGATTGACCGGTCCGGCTGACATTGCTTCTGAACATTATCTGAGAATACACGGCATCCGGAGAGGTCGAGCCGCCGTTATTAATGGCATAAAGACTGCCGTTGCTTCCTATATACAATGTCCCATCCGAACCAATTACCGGAATATTATATCCTGAACCGACTCCTACCGAATAAGTCCATTCAGGCGACACAGGAGCAACTCCGGTATCTTTTAGAGCGCAAACATAGTCGCCCATATCGTCATAAAAATATATTATAGGGTTAGGCAGGTTTTTCCCGATTGTGACTCCGTAATTAATTACTCCGGCAGCCGGCGGAGGGTCATACGACCAGCGCATAGCTAAAGATCCCGCGGTTGGGGTAACCGAGTAAAGAGAACCGTTATTAACAGCAAAATAAGTAACTTCCCCCGAACCGATTGCCGGGGCAGTAGTGATAGTAAAACCCACATTATAAGGATTATACTTATTCAGGCCGTCGCTTAAATTAAGTGCGTATATTTGACTGCTCACCGCCACATAGACAACGCTATTAGCCTCGTCAATTGCCGGAGCATACTTTATCTGGAAGGCGCCGAAATTACGGGACCATTTATTCCCGGAATTATCAGGGTTATGGGCAAACATATAGCCGTTTGTCGTTCCGCAATAAATAAACCCTTGGCTATCTATCGCCGGTGAGGCTTCAATAGAGCCCATGGCCGGGAAATAGTCCCATTTTGGAGAGCCATCAGGATTAACCGCATATAATTTGCCGTCGCCCGCCCCGAAATAAACCGTGCCGTCAGAGCCTATGGTCGGAGCTGAATATATAGAGCTGAATATTACTCCCGCACCGCTCGGATAATCCCATTTATACGCACCATCCGATGATCGCACTGCATAGAGCTTACTCTTCATTAAACCATCCATCGTGTTAACGCATATATATATGGTGCCGTCAGACCCAAGAGCAGGTGAAGCATAAATATATCGATCGTTACTGCCAATGTATTGGGGAATATCATAAACCCACCTTTTGGCGCCGGTTGAATCATAAGACTCAAGCCTACTAGTGGTTCCGATATAAACATTTCCTTTGCTATCCAAAACAGCCGCTGAAGTCATGCCACCCATGCCTAAAGCCGCCCATTTTAATCCGCCGGTTGTAGGTCCGGCATATTCCGCGCGGCTGGTATTTGCCAAATCACAATGCGCTTTAGGCCAGGCGGTATCTGCCAGGGTAGCATTATTCGGCATAAATTCGACCGTATTAGAAAACGTACTGTAATCAGGGCCCGGGTCAAGGCGGTATGCCCTTACTTTATAATAATAAGTAACCACATCCGTTATATCGGTATCCGTATAAGCGCTGGCAGGCGAAATAACGGCATCAAGGAAACTAAAAAAACCTTCACCCTCTTTTTTGCGGGCTATGATAAAACCGGTCTCGTCGCTTGAAGTATCTGTCCAGGAAATGGCGATTTCGTTGGTGGCAAGCACTATTCCGGTCAATCCGCTCGGTGCGGATGGCCAGGTGGAATCCGATGCCTCATTAGAATAAGAGCTATAAGATGGGTAACTTCCCGCGGTATAATATGACCGGGCACGGTAAGTATAAGTAACCGAATTAGAAAGCCCTAAATCACCATACCAAACAGTCGGACTTCCTGTAGCCGTCCCTATTTCCGCATAACCGCCGCCATTTTTTCGTTCCAATTTAAAGCCGGCCCAAGGCGCGGAATTATTCGTCCAGGAAATAGATATGGCATTTGCCGTATCTGTAACCATCGCCAATAGGTCTAACGGATATCCTAATCCTACTACCTGGTCGCTATTTAAAGTGCCGCTATAACCAACGGCGTTACGTGCTTTTATATAATACCAAAAATTATTAGTGCCGGAAGTGGTTGTGATAGTGTTATCCGTATAAGTGATAACCGACCCTGTTCCGGCAACGGCGCTAACCGTTATGGTGGATCCGAATGCGGGAGACCGTTCAATGTAAAAATCCAGTTCGTCGTCAGAATTATCCGTCCAGCTAATTACAGCCTGGTAAGAAGAAAGAGCTATTGCATTAAAAGACGAAGGTGCCGCCGGATAAGTTTGGGCAATAATTTCATCTGAATAAGGGCTGTCCGCCGCAGGGGAGTTCCGATAAGCCCTGACACGATAAGTATATATATTGGAAGGGGTGACTGTGCTATCGTCATACCAAGTATTCCATTGGCCGCTAGTCCCTATTTGGGTAAATGTTGTTTCTCCTTCAAACTTTCGTTCTATCTTAAAGCCATTATGATCACCATTACTATACGACCAACTCAAAGAGACCTTGTCAGGAGACGTATAAACCGCCTTTGATAGGTTTGTAGGCGCAGGCGGTGGCGTTTTTTGATAGGACTCATTGGAATAACTGCTATAATCACCGCCTCTGTAGGCTTGTATACGATACCAGTATTCGGTTGAAGCGCTGACCGTATCATCAGTAGCAGAAATCACATTACTACCAGCCCCAGGCGGAAGATTACTAAAGCTTCCGAACTGTCCTACTTTACGCTCTATCCTGAACCCCGTTTCGTCAATGGAATTATCCTGCCAGTTTAAATCAATCCTGGTTGGTGAAATAGAAGTTGCCACCATCAAAGAAGGCGCCGATGGATAAGTAATATCTGATGCAGTTCCAGACGTGCTTTCGCCGGCATAATTAGTTGCCTTTATTTTATAGGTATACGTTGTAGACGGCGATATACCGATATCATAATAAGTTAATTGCGTTCCCGAACCCTGGTTCGCGCTGACCGTCATAATGTGGGTAAAATCAAGGTCGCCCGTTTTTTGCCGCAATATTTTAAAACATAATTCCTCTATCGAAGCGTCCGTCCACCTGACCTGGACCTTACCGGATTGGGCGGTTACGCTTAAGCCGGTAGGTGTAACAGGAACAGCGCCAAAGGTATCTAATGTCTGCTGATTAGTCTCTGAAGGAGTGCTATCACCCTGGCTATTAAAGGCATATAACTTATAATAATACCTGGTTGATGGCTCCAAGCCAGTATCAGTATATTTTATAGTGCCTCCGTCAGATGGGTCTATCGTGGCAATAACGGTATACGCTTGCTCAGGATGATACGCACGCTCCAGCCTAAATCCTTCCTCATCAGAAGAACTATCCCACCAAGAAAGAATAAACTGGGATGAATTCACCATGTCAAAACTTATCCCTCCGGGCTGGCTTGGAGCACTGCCGGGCAGGTTTTGGGTTTGCGCTGAATTATAATTATAATCACTGTCACCGGCTGAATTATATGCACGCACCCTGTAGTGATATGTCGCATTAAAAGTTAAGCCGCTATCAAGATATTTATTGGTGCCTGTTGAAATATACCCAACAGCTGTATAAGGCCCGGCAATATTATCCGCCCGTTCTATCTTAAACCCATCTTCATTATCGGAGTTATCAACCCAAGTCAGTTTTATCTGCGAAGAAGAAGGCGCATACCCGGACAAACCGCTGGGAGGAGTGGGTGTTGTAGCCGGTGCAGGGTATGTGGTGGCTGAAACCTCGGTTGAATTACCGGTCTCGCCCTGGAGATTATAAGCCCTTATTACATAATAATAAGGCGTGTTTGCAAGCAACCCAACCGTATCGGAAAACGAGGTGACATTGGCATTAAGTGTGCCGGAAATAACTAATGTATATGGACCTCCTGATAACGTCCAGCGATATACCCTGAATTCTGTTTCATTCCATGAATTATCCTGCCAGGAAAGGTTAATGCGCTTGGCGCTTATGGCTACTGCTGAAACATTGGTCGGGGTAAGAGGCTTAGTTGCCGGCGGAGGATTGGTCAGTGCGTCATCTTGGTTAGATTGACCGCTTTCTCCGGCGCTGTTATACGCAGTCGCGTAATACCAGTATTTGGTTGAATGGTCCAAGCCGGTATCCGAATAAGATTCCACGCCTATTCCAACAGTTTTAATATAGTTCCATGTTCCCGTCCCATCTTTCTGGCGGTATATATAAAACCCTTCTTCATCGCCTGAAGTGTCATTCCAGGTTATATTAACCTGGGAATCAGAAACGGCAACGGCGTTTAAGGTGTTCGGCGGGCTGGGCGGATTAGTCGGCTGCGCCGGAGTGGTCGCGGAAGCCACCCCTGCGAACATACTGCCTCCCTGGGAGTTATATGCCTCTATTTTATAATAGAAAGTTGTGGAAGATGCCAAACCTGTATCTGAATAAACCTCTGTATTAGGGTCAATAGTGGCAATTTGGGTAAATGGATCTGTCCCGGTAGTATTACGGTAAAGCTTAAACCCCTCTTCATCGGAAGAATTATCATCCCAGTAAACGTCAATTGCCGAAGACGATACGGCGATAACCGTCAGGTTTGAAGGGGTTATCGGAGGATTAAGCGGTATTGCCGGAGTGGCTGCCGAAACCTCGGCTGAATTGCCGGTTCCCTGGAAGTTATATGACTGGACGACATAATAATATGTGGTGGAAGGGGTGACGGTAATATCGGAAAACGATTGGATACCCGGGTCAACCCGATACTGCACCGGATAAGGTCCTCCAAACACTTCACTGCGGTTAATATAAAATCCGGCTTCATTATTCGAAGCATCTGTCCACGTTACATTAATAAGGGCATAAGAAGCGGCTGTGGCAGTGGTCCCGGTCGGGGCTGCCGGCGGCGAAGAAGGAGCCGATTTGGTAGTCGCGTTGGTTTCATTGCTACCTCCAATGCTTTCACCCCATACATTCCAGGCGTAAATTTTATAATAATAATTGGTGGAAGGATCGACATCGCGGGGAGGATTAAGATCAATAAAGGAAGTAACCCCTGCTCCAACGGTCGCGTACCAGCCATAACTCCATGGACCATTAATACTCCGGTATATCCTAAACTCTGTTTCGTCATTGGAGCTATCATTCCAGGATAAATTAACCTGGGAGTAAGAAGGCGCGCTGCATGTGGCATTTGAAGGATTGTTCGGCTTGCCGGGTGTTGTAACTGACTTATCATTCTGCGGTAAATAAGTTTCAAAACCGCCTCCGCGGGCAAGCACCCTATAATAAAATGTTCCCTTTTCCCAAACCGTATTGTCTGTGTAGTTTGTGGTATTGGCGGAAACATCGATAATATTAATCCAAGAACCATCAATTCCTGTCAGGGAACGCCTGATAGCATAACCTTCTTCGTTTGAACTATCGGTCCATGTAATATTAACCGAGGTGTTAGTCGTAGCGGTTACCGCCACATTGGTCGGAGGATTCGGGGCAGTAGGTCCTGCCGGAGATGTGCCTCCGCTATCACTACCACCACCACCGCCGCCACCGCCGCCTGCAGCTGCACCAAGCACGCCGATCCCGCCCCAGAAATACCACTTGCTAAAGATAGAACCGCCTTTGGCCTGGGAAAGCAGGTTTTCAACCGGTCTTATATTGGGCTTAAAACCGGATGTGCCTTTTTCCATCCCCAGTTGCAGAAGCTCCCCAGTGGCGCTTTTCTGGTAACGGACGATTTTACAGCCGGCTGACTCCTGGCTTTTCATATATTCCTTAAAGCCGGGCTCGCTCAATCTTTCGCCGTTCTTGAAATATT
The sequence above is a segment of the Planctomycetota bacterium genome. Coding sequences within it:
- a CDS encoding PQQ-binding-like beta-propeller repeat protein; protein product: MKTEIKYLLAAFLLFLVTCSLSYAADLVEIVYPAEMAKDEIEKSIRESLIRDQGGNYGDYYYRIFKECKEDTLLKKPSGPSNPVEYFKNGERLSEPGFKEYMKSQESAGCKIVRYQKSATGELLQLGMEKGTSGFKPNIRPVENLLSQAKGGSIFSKWYFWGGIGVLGAAAGGGGGGGGGSDSGGTSPAGPTAPNPPTNVAVTATTNTSVNITWTDSSNEEGYAIRRSLTGIDGSWINIIDVSANTTNYTDNTVWEKGTFYYRVLARGGGFETYLPQNDKSVTTPGKPNNPSNATCSAPSYSQVNLSWNDSSNDETEFRIYRSINGPWSYGWYATVGAGVTSFIDLNPPRDVDPSTNYYYKIYAWNVWGESIGGSNETNATTKSAPSSPPAAPTGTTATAASYALINVTWTDASNNEAGFYINRSEVFGGPYPVQYRVDPGIQSFSDITVTPSTTYYYVVQSYNFQGTGNSAEVSAATPAIPLNPPITPSNLTVIAVSSSAIDVYWDDNSSDEEGFKLYRNTTGTDPFTQIATIDPNTEVYSDTGLASSTTFYYKIEAYNSQGGSMFAGVASATTPAQPTNPPSPPNTLNAVAVSDSQVNITWNDTSGDEEGFYIYRQKDGTGTWNYIKTVGIGVESYSDTGLDHSTKYWYYATAYNSAGESGQSNQDDALTNPPPATKPLTPTNVSAVAISAKRINLSWQDNSWNETEFRVYRWTLSGGPYTLVISGTLNANVTSFSDTVGLLANTPYYYVIRAYNLQGETGNSTEVSATTYPAPATTPTPPSGLSGYAPSSSQIKLTWVDNSDNEDGFKIERADNIAGPYTAVGYISTGTNKYLDSGLTFNATYHYRVRAYNSAGDSDYNYNSAQTQNLPGSAPSQPGGISFDMVNSSQFILSWWDSSSDEEGFRLERAYHPEQAYTVIATIDPSDGGTIKYTDTGLEPSTRYYYKLYAFNSQGDSTPSETNQQTLDTFGAVPVTPTGLSVTAQSGKVQVRWTDASIEELCFKILRQKTGDLDFTHIMTVSANQGSGTQLTYYDIGISPSTTYTYKIKATNYAGESTSGTASDITYPSAPSLMVATSISPTRIDLNWQDNSIDETGFRIERKVGQFGSFSNLPPGAGSNVISATDDTVSASTEYWYRIQAYRGGDYSSYSNESYQKTPPPAPTNLSKAVYTSPDKVSLSWSYSNGDHNGFKIERKFEGETTFTQIGTSGQWNTWYDDSTVTPSNIYTYRVRAYRNSPAADSPYSDEIIAQTYPAAPSSFNAIALSSYQAVISWTDNSDDELDFYIERSPAFGSTITVSAVAGTGSVITYTDNTITTTSGTNNFWYYIKARNAVGYSGTLNSDQVVGLGYPLDLLAMVTDTANAISISWTNNSAPWAGFKLERKNGGGYAEIGTATGSPTVWYGDLGLSNSVTYTYRARSYYTAGSYPSYSSYSNEASDSTWPSAPSGLTGIVLATNEIAISWTDTSSDETGFIIARKKEGEGFFSFLDAVISPASAYTDTDITDVVTYYYKVRAYRLDPGPDYSTFSNTVEFMPNNATLADTAWPKAHCDLANTSRAEYAGPTTGGLKWAALGMGGMTSAAVLDSKGNVYIGTTSRLESYDSTGAKRWVYDIPQYIGSNDRYIYASPALGSDGTIYICVNTMDGLMKSKLYAVRSSDGAYKWDYPSGAGVIFSSIYSAPTIGSDGTVYFGAGDGKLYAVNPDGSPKWDYFPAMGSIEASPAIDSQGFIYCGTTNGYMFAHNPDNSGNKWSRNFGAFQIKYAPAIDEANSVVYVAVSSQIYALNLSDGLNKYNPYNVGFTITTAPAIGSGEVTYFAVNNGSLYSVTPTAGSLAMRWSYDPPPAAGVINYGVTIGKNLPNPIIYFYDDMGDYVCALKDTGVAPVSPEWTYSVGVGSGYNIPVIGSDGTLYIGSNGSLYAINNGGSTSPDAVYSQIMFRSNVSRTGQSTFAGPTSTTEAHTYPAGGSIQSSAAVDKDGNIYFGCNSAAGSSFYCINKDAGNQWSTLVGMVKSSPAISAVKQAVYFGDDSGVMHSYPLVGGAPRWSYGTAMGAILSSPAITGDASNTRVYFAAGSTLYALYDDMTAGRLLWQVNPSGSPFESSPALDKNGKIYIGCNDNKVYCYQDTTPYAMWPGTYNTLWNTGVQITAQVKATPLVAGDGYIYVGDLSGRFHQINANTGAVGWSVNLGAGNSIWSSAALSLDGTTLYVGCNNGNLYARNKSDGSEKWTFNAGIGIQSSPTVDSKGRIYFGTLNDGFVSRIYALTDTGTAGTALSGWPKEYAGGGANGFISSVSIMNTGQLVVGNMNNTLYIIGTDPADIQITKKANKQKVSVGDVVTYKITLTNNGVDPTDINNPTQLIDRIPPGFKYVKGSSILIDGAGNITRTDPAGVDTNTLTYDAGWFGTTATATTKVVSYQLVVGSGVAFGKYENRAYARFWYNKPPVTEGTSNIAREEVLVVPDPIFDLGTIIGKVFEDTNGNGIQDEGEVGVGQAKIIMEDGTVITTDKDGKYHVPGVVPGTHALKLQVTGDKLQVKESPKIVRVTEGLLCKVNFPIDSKNSINSTNSSDSGAAATSPKQSVEGLHLLVLGEGIAGYNTTSGNTDIVNTNKVNEGFDDGFTARGRLAYYMSGTFKKDYTITSSFDSKRDRYRAMSRYIDPDKYYPLYGDDSTVAWDATNTQGLFYLSAGHTPSASQVLVGNYQTDLASNELFAYNRTLYGAKVALNTNNNRADYLFIPNTEVKLFGARAYQVAAHNEFRATGGSFYYLKHKNVIEGSEEVKLVSRDQLTNLPVETIIKTRGVDYEIDYDMGRIIFKQVVNSVDPTSSIISTNILNGNGMYIVVDYEYEPDRTHLNEGVYGGRVAYSPIDEVTIGTGYVSEEELDKDYTLGGADLTVKLPLETKVKVEYAQSESRGIPNYVSLNGGLTFNEVTNLSSSEGSAYYIKADSKPIENITTDVYYQHLRPGFMSSNAVIQQGTAKYGTSISDKLTDKLNLSVRYDVQELLKNYNLVSGALVGGEKTEVTSLQGNYNMTEKLTLSGEYRYQSVENKLAKITSETNSDTSVGAVRANYALSQRVNMYMSQQTTFKGPANHQTSLGSTIQIMDNLSGNIQGTSGTNGNSALLGLSSVNKIGEKTELTNSFNYGLTESTTNERTRSATTTAGVSSQVTDSTRLYASKQYQVSSGGAVSTADTIGQDTNFTKNWIVGCTFERGLLNNFDGTET